TACCGGCAGCGATCTCGACGAGATCCGGGAGGCCCATGTCGAGCACTCGCCTGTGCCGTTGGGCACGGTGCCGCTGTACGAGGCTGTCAAGCAGGCCGGCAGTCCCGAGGACATCACGACAGATCTGCTGCTAGAGATCATCGAGAAGCAGGCGAAACAGGGCGTCGACTACATGACGATCCACGCGGGGATTCTTGCCGAACATCTGCCGTTGACCGACGGGCGGAAGACGGGGATCGTCTCGCGGGGCGGGTCGATCATGGCCAAGTGGATGGAAGAGAACGGCGAACAGAACCCGTTCTATCAGGTCTTCTCCGAGATCTGTGAAATCTTCGCCGAGCACGACGTCACCTTCAGCCTCGGAGACAGCCTCCGACCCGGCTGTCTGGCCGACGCCTGTGACGAGGCCCAGTACGCCGAACTCGATACCCTGGGCGAACTGACCCGCGTCGGCTGGGACCACGGCGTGCAGGTGATGGTCGAGGGGCCGGGCCACGTCCCGATGCACAAGGTCGCGGAGAACGTCGAGCGCCAGCAGGAGGTCTGCGACGGCGCGCCGTTCTACGTCCTCGGGCCGTTGGTGACCGACATCGCGCCGGGCTACGACCACATCACCAGCGCCATCGGTGCCGCGATGGCGGCCCAGGCCGGCGCGGCGATGCTGTGTTACGTCACCCCGAAGGAACACCTCGGCCTCCCCGAGGAGGAAGACGTCCGCGACGGGCTCGCGGCCTACCGGATCGCCGCCCACGCCGGCGACGTGGGCAATGAACGCCCCGGCGCACGCGACTGGGATGATGCGCTCTCGGAAGCGCGCTACGAGTTCGACTGGCGCGAACAGTTCGATCTCGCGCTCGATCCCGACCGCGCCCGTTCGTTCCACGACCAGACTCTGCCCGGAGACAACTACAAGGAGGCCCGGTTCTGCTCGATGTGCGGGGCCGAATTCTGCTCGATGCGGATCGATCAGGATGCACGCGAGGACGGCGAGATGGAAGCGATCGAGGGCGAGGAACGCACCGACCTCGAGTCCTCGCCGGCCGCGGAGGTCAACCGGCCGCCTGTGGGAACGCACCAGTCGGGCGAGTTACCGCCGATGGCTGATCACGAGGGCGGCGACCCACTCGAGGAACCGGGAGATGACTGAGACCTGAGCCACGATACATATAGCGATCGAATACAGTCACAGAGAAACGACCTCATCTTTATCCGACAGACCGTGGTCGGTTCGGTATTGATGGCACCCCGACGACGGACCGTACTGGCGGCTGTATCGGCGGCAACGGCGTCGGCAGCGGCCGGCTGTACCGATATGCTCGCCAACATAACGGGAGACGAAAGTGATCCGGAGGACCAGCGCGACGCGACAACGGCGTTCATCGAGGACCTCGCGAACGATCAGTTCGACGCGGCCAGCGATCGATTCGTCGCGGACGAACGAGAGCGACGCGGCGACCCCGGCCGTCTCGAGCGGTTCTGGATGGGGTACGGCGCGGTCAGTGGGAGTTTCGAGAAGATCGTCGATACGGCCACGAGAACTGGAAATAACGCTACCGCGGTCGACGTGACGCTCTCATTTGCCCGCGGCGAACACGACTGTCGCGTCGTCATCGACAGGCAGTCGCGACTCGTCGACTGCGGCGTCGCCGACGAGTACGAACGGCCGGCGTACGTCGACTCGAGCGCGGTCGCCACCGAGGACGTCACCCTCGCGGTCGAGGGCTGTTCGCTCTCCGGCACCGTCACGACGCCCGCGGACGATGGCGGCGACGCTCCCGCGGTCGTCCTCGTCCACGACTCCGGGCCAGTGACCCAGGATACCGCCCGCGGCGGGACGCAGGCGTTTACGGATCTAGCCGAGGGACTCGCGACGCAAGGCATCGCGACTCTCAGGTATGATAAGCGATTGCCCGCATGTGAGGTCTCCCCCGGCGAATACACGCTCGATGGCGTCACCGTCGACGACGCACTGGTCGCGATCGAGGAGCTTCGGGGGGCCGAGGGCGTCGATTCGGATCGGATCGTCGTCGTCGGCCACGGCCTCGGCGGCCGAGCGGCACCGAGAATCGCCGCTCGAGACGGCGATCTCGCGGGCGTCGTCGGTCTCGCCGCGCCGGCGCGTCCGTTTCACGAACTGACCCTCGCACAACTCGAGCACAAGGTATCCATCGGCGACCACGAGTGGGCGGACCTGGTGAACGTCTACGAGACATGGACTGACGAGATCGAATCGATTCGATCGGACGAATACGATGCGGACGAAACGCTTCTGAACAAGCCCGGCGCGTTCTGGGACAGTCTCGCGGCGTACGACCACCTCGAGACTGTGACGGAACTCGACGCGCCGCTCTTGTTCCTGCAGGGGACTCGCGACTTTCAGGTTAGCGTCGCTGACGACCTCGAGCAGTGGCAGTCCGAACTCGAGGGGCGGTCAGACACGACATTCGACACCTACGACGGGCTCAACCACCTGTTCATGCCGGGCAAGGGGCCGTCGGTGGAGTTCGCGTACGCCGTCCAAAACAACGTCGCCGCGGACGTCGTCGACGATCTCACTGGCTGGATCGACGAGCTCTGATGATGTGGTCGAGGTCTGTGACGCGCGACACGACCGAGGATTCATACACCGGTCGCCCGACCCACGTCGTATGGAGACGACTCGAATCTTACAGGTCGACGCGTTCACTGACGAACCACACACGGGGAACCCGGCGGGCGTCGTCCCGGACGCGGACGGTCTCTCGGCCGATCAGATGCAGGCGATCGCCGCCGAGATGGCCGTCAGCGAAACCGCTTTTCTCCGATCGAGCGAGACCGCTGACCATCGAATCCGCTACTTCACCCCGACACAGGAGGTCGACCTCTGTGGCCACGCGACGATCGGAACCTTCGCCCACCTCCGCGACGAGGGCCTCGAGCCCGGTACGACGACCCTCGAGACGAACGTCGGGACGCTCGAGATCGAGGTCGAGGAAGACGGCACGGTCTGGATGACACAGGACGAGCCGACGATTCGCGAGGTCGACATCGGCTATGACCGCGTGGCCGACGCGCTCGGCGTCGATCGGGCTGCGCTCAAGGGAGCGAGCGACGATATTCCGCTCGCGGTGGCCTCGACCGGCCTTCCGTTCCTGATCACCCCGATCACGTATCTCTCGGACGTCGGCGACGCCGAACCCGATATGGACGCAGTTGACGCGCTCACCGACAATGTCGACGCGACGGGCGTCTATCTCTTCACGTTCGATGCGCTCGAAGCCGAGTCGACGGTCCACGGACGGATGTTCGCGCCGGGGGCCGGCGTCCCGGAGGACCCCGTCACCGGCACCGCGAGCGGGGCCGTCAGCGCGTATCTCGATCGCTTCGGCGCGTTCGACGACGACTTGCCCGAGGAACTCCGACTCGAGCAGGGCCACTACATCGACCGGCCGGGGATCGTTCGCGCTCGCCTCGACGACGCGGTCCAGGTCGGCGGCCGCGGCGTGACCGTCCTCGACGGGTCGATCGTCGTTCCTGAGACCGACGAGGACGAAATCCTCGAGGCCTGACCGCGCGGTCGTCGTCGGAAAGAGAGTGGATCCCGCCGACCGCCACCATCAGCACGAGACCTCCGTTCAGTTAGTACGCGAATAGTTCGACTGGAGACTGTCACTCCACAGTCGGCACGATATTTACTCATGTCCGAGTTTCGACTGGGAGAGCCCGTTCGCAACCTTCTTTATTCGTTCCAGTGACGGACTCAATAGCAATGGCTGTACTCTGGCTGGACGAGATCAGTGCCGGCGACCTCGAGACGGTCGGCGGTAAAGGTGCCTCCCTGGGCGAGCTGACGGGCGCGGGGCTGCCCGTCCCACCGGGATTCGTCGTAACCGCCGGGACCTATCGATCGTTTATCGAAGAGGCTGAAATCGACGAGGAGCTGTTCGCGGCCGTCGACGTCGATGTCGACGACTCGGCTGCGCTGGCCGACGCCGCGGACCGCGCACAAGAACTCATCCTCGAGACGCCGTTCCCCGACGAGCTTCGGGCGGAGATCCTCGAGAGCTACGGCGAGGTCGGCAACGGTGAGGCGTTCGTCGCCGTTCGATCCTCGGCGACGGCCGAGGACCTGCCCGACGCCTCCTTCGCGGGCCAACAGGAGACGTTCCTCAACGTCACCGAGGAAAACCTGCTCGACCGCGTTCGGGAGTGTTGGGCCTCGCTGTTTACCCAGCGGGCGATCTACTACCGCCAGGAGCAGGGGTTCGATCACTCGGCGGTCAACATCGCGGTCGTCGTCCAGCAGATGGTCGACGCCGAGAAGTCAGGTGTAATGTTCACGAGCCACCCCTCGACGGGCGATCCCACGATGATCATCGAGGCCGCATGGGGACTAGGCGAAGCCGTCGTCTCCGGTGCCGTCTCGCCGGATAACTACGTCATCGATCGCGAGGACCGCTCGATGGACGTGACCGTCGCCGAGAAGAAGGTGATGCACGAGAAAGACGAGGCGACCGGCCAGACCGTCGAGCGCGAGGTCCCCGAAGACAAGCGCAACGCACGGGTCATCTCCGACGACGAGATCGACGATCTCATGGACCTCGGCGAGCGCGTCGAGGACCACTACGACGAACCGCAGGACGTCGAGTGGGCCATCGTCGATGGTGATGTCTACATGCTCCAGTCCCGGCCGATCACGACGATCGACGAGGGCACCGACGATGCCACGGACGCCACCGGCACCGTTGACGCCACAAAGGGCCTAACTGACGGCAGCGGAAGCGTCCAGACCGCCGAAGGCGGCAGTAGCAGCGCCGATACTGACTCGAGTGGGTCGGGCACCGGGGACGTCATCGTCGACGGCCTGGGCTCGAGCCCGGGGACGGTCAGCGGCCCTGCGAAGATCGTCACCAAGCTCGATGACCTGGCCAAGGTCAGTGAGGGAGACATCATCGTTACCGAGATGACGATGCCCGACATGGTGCCCGCGATGAAGCGGGCCTCGGGGATCATCACCGATGAGGGCGGCATGACCAGCCACGCCGCCATCGTCTCCCGCGAACTGGGCGTCCCCGCCATCGTCGGCACGACCAACGCCACGACCGTCTTGGAGGACGGCCAGGTCGTCACGCTCGACGGCGACAAGGGCTCCGTCCTTGAGGGGAGCGAAGTCGAGCCAGAAGAGGAGACCGAACCTGTCGAGGAGGTCCGACCGCAGTCGCCGGTCAAGCCGATGACCGCGACGGAAGTCAAGGTCAACGTCTCCATTCCCGAAGCCGCCGAACGCGCGGCCGCGACGGGTGCCGACGGCGTTGGCCTGCTCCGGACCGAGCACATGATCCTCTCGCTGAACCAGACGCCAGAGAAGTTCATCGAGGAAAACGGCGTGGACGACTACATCACGGAACTCGTCGAGGGCATCCGCGGCGTCGCCGACGAGTTCTACCCGCGGCCCGTTCGCGTCCGCACCCTCGACGCCCCGAGCGACGAGTTCCGCCAGCTCGAGGGCGGCGAAAACGAACCCGAGGAGCACAACCCGATGCTCGGCTACCGAGGGATCCGCCGCTCGCTCGATCGCACTGACGTTTTCGCCCACGAACTCGAGGCGTTCCACCGGCTCTACGAGATGGGCTACGACAACGTCGAGATCATGTTCCCGCTGGTCAACGATGCCGAGGACATCTATCAGGCCAAAGAGTGCATGAAAGAGGCGGGCATCGACCCCGAGAAGCGAAAGTGGGGGGCGATGATCGAGACGCCGGCCTCGGCGCTGTCGGTCGAGGAAATGGCCAAAGCGGGCATCGACTTCGCCTCCTTCGGGACCAACGACCTGACCCAGTACACGCTCGCGGTCGACCGCAACAACGAGCACGTCGCCGACCGCTTCGACGAACTCCACCCCGCCGTTCTGCGTCTGATCGGTGACGTCATCGAAACCTGCCGCGAACACGACGTCGACACGAGTATCTGCGGACAGGCCGGCTCCAAACCCGAGATGGTCCAGTTCCTCGCCAAGGAAGGGATCACGTCGATCTCGGCGAACATCGACGCCGTCCGCGACGTCCAACACGAGGTCAAACGCGTCGAGCAGAAGCTCCTCCTCGACTCGGTCAGATAACCCGCCCCGTCGCATTTTCTGCATCGTCCGTCAGTCGGCTCGAGCGGTGCGTTTCGGGAGAAAATCGAACCGACAGCCCGTCACCACGGTCAGCCTGACCGGCGGCGACGCGAGAGACGACCCCGACAGCGACTGCACGGATCACGAACCCGAACGGGCACAAGCGTCCGTCATCAGCGTCGGCTACTCGGACTGGGGCTCGAGGTTCGATGAGCACGGAGACGAATACGGCGATTCCGATGGTACACTGCCCGAACGCGGCAGTTGCGGTCTAGATCACACTCTCGGCGGAACGCCGACTGCCCGCTCCCCTGCGGCCGCGGGGAAAGGCCCATGGTGCAGGCTGACCTCAGTTAACATATGAGTGACCGCTCGGACGAGGTGACCGAGAGCCGGGACCGAGACCCTCCCGCCACTGATGACCTCTTAGAGGAGACGGACCACCTACTCTCTGAATCGGGTGCCGACGTCGGCGACGCCTCGCCCGAGTCCGCTGGCTCATCCGATCCGTCCGTCGATGCCGATCCTCTGGATGCTCCGACCGGCCTCGATCGTGGACCCACCGGCACGGCCGCCGACGAACCGGCCGACCGGTCCGAGAGCGATTCATCGCGCTCGTGGCTCTCCCCGCTTACCTCACGGCTCTCGCTCGGGCGATATTTCTCGCCGAAAGGCTACATTGCGCTCGTGGGTGTGCTCAGCGCCGGCTTACTGGCCGGCGAGACCGCGCTGCCGTTCGCTGGTCGCATGATCGGCATGTTCGCCGTCGCCTTCACGGTCGGGCTCCTCACCTCGAAGCGGCGTTACCTCGAGATGGGCGTCGCCGGCGTCTCGGTCGGCGGCGTCGCGGCGGTTCTCACCAACGTCGTCATCGCCGCCGTCGGCTCCGGGCAAACGCTGATTGCCGTCGGCGCGACCGTTGGCCTCCTCGCGTCCGTCGTGGGCTACTACTTCGGTCGCGATCTCCGCGCCGGGCTCTCACAGGACATCGACTGATACGGTCTACTGTCAGTCGTTGCCGGCGCAACCCCGTCCGCTCTGGGGTTGCGCCGGTAAATCGTTACAGTAATCCGTATGAGCCGTGTTGCGCCGTCAGCCTCACGCGTTCGTCGTCAGTTCCCAGCCGCGCTCGGTCCGACGCACGACTCCGTTGTCGGCCATTACCTCGAGCAACTCGGCGACGACCTCGCGGGGCGCGTCGATATCCTCGCTGAGTTTGCCGACCGATTTCGGCTCGGCACGGACGCTCGCGAGCAAGTCGGCGTAGATCCGGCTCTCCGGGCCAGCACCGACGGTATCGGAAATATCATCGAGCACGTCACAGAGCCGCCCCTGAACCCATCGCTGGGCCAGCGAGAGTTCGTTCTCGAGCCGTTCGAGATCTTCTAAGGCGATAAGCAGGTCGTTGAGATCGTCGGTGTCGTCCCAGGAGACATCGAGCGAGAGGTGTCGACAGGTCGTGATATCGAATGTGTTGTTCGCCGGATAGGCGCTCTTGCTCGCAAAGCCATAGGGTGAGACGGTCACCTCGAGACGGACGTTCCGGGCGATATGGAAGTATTTTCGCCGCTGGTCGTCGACACGGCTCTCGATCAGCCCCGCCTCCTCGAGTTTCCGGAGGTGTTCGATAACAGCCTTGGGACTCACGCCGAGGTATTCCGAGATTTCGGTCACGTAACAGGGTTTGCGGGCGAGCAACCGAAGGATCCGTCTTCGGTTTTCGTTCCCGAGTAAATCCAACAACGCGGCGGAGTCCATCGAGAGAGGGTTAGTGATCACCGCTGAAAAGCGTGTCTGCTTACTGTACTCGCGGAAGAGCCGGTCCGATCGAGCCGTCTCCGGGACTAGCGGCCGGTATCGTTCCCACTGCCCGTGTCCGCTCCCGGCCCATTGTCCGCCGAATCGTCGTTCCGTGAACCGGAGTCAGACGGCGGTCCCGTTGATCGCTCGTCGTCTGCATTGCCGGCGGAGTTCCCGTTCCCGGTTTCGGCTTCCTCGCTGTCCTCGGAGCCGCTATCGTTTCCTACTCCCTGGTTGCTCTCGGAGCCGCTATCGGTTCCGCTTTTCTCGCTGTTCTCGGAGTTCTTTTCGTTGTCTCCGCCCTCGTTGTTCTCAGATCCGCTATCGTCTCCGTTCTGCTCGCTGTTTTCGGCCCCGTTCTCGTTTCTGGGTTTCTCACTGCTCGCAGAGCCAGTACTGTCATCGCCCGTCTCGCTGTTCTCGGCTCCATTTCCGTTCCCGTTGTCACCTCCCTCGTCGTCCCCGGATTTGTTACGGTTATCTGCACCTTCAGTGTTCTCGGGCCCGTTCCCATTTCCTGTACTCCCGCTATTTCTCGTGCTCTCGCTATTTCCGGGTGCGCCGCCACTAGCGTCACCGTTGCCTGTTGCTTCGTTATTTCCGGGACCAGTAGCGTTTCTTGCACTCTCGCTATTTCCGGGTGTACTATCGCCGCTCGAGTCCCCCTTATCGGCGGATGGACCGCGGTCGTCGGGCGGCCCTGCTCCGACTCCGGGTGAACCGTTCGACTTGGACAGTCCTCGAGCGACCGCGGCGACGTCCGGCCCGGCCTGTTCCGAGACGCT
This genomic stretch from Natrinema sp. SYSU A 869 harbors:
- a CDS encoding alpha/beta hydrolase, with the protein product MAPRRRTVLAAVSAATASAAAGCTDMLANITGDESDPEDQRDATTAFIEDLANDQFDAASDRFVADERERRGDPGRLERFWMGYGAVSGSFEKIVDTATRTGNNATAVDVTLSFARGEHDCRVVIDRQSRLVDCGVADEYERPAYVDSSAVATEDVTLAVEGCSLSGTVTTPADDGGDAPAVVLVHDSGPVTQDTARGGTQAFTDLAEGLATQGIATLRYDKRLPACEVSPGEYTLDGVTVDDALVAIEELRGAEGVDSDRIVVVGHGLGGRAAPRIAARDGDLAGVVGLAAPARPFHELTLAQLEHKVSIGDHEWADLVNVYETWTDEIESIRSDEYDADETLLNKPGAFWDSLAAYDHLETVTELDAPLLFLQGTRDFQVSVADDLEQWQSELEGRSDTTFDTYDGLNHLFMPGKGPSVEFAYAVQNNVAADVVDDLTGWIDEL
- the ppsA gene encoding phosphoenolpyruvate synthase, producing the protein MAVLWLDEISAGDLETVGGKGASLGELTGAGLPVPPGFVVTAGTYRSFIEEAEIDEELFAAVDVDVDDSAALADAADRAQELILETPFPDELRAEILESYGEVGNGEAFVAVRSSATAEDLPDASFAGQQETFLNVTEENLLDRVRECWASLFTQRAIYYRQEQGFDHSAVNIAVVVQQMVDAEKSGVMFTSHPSTGDPTMIIEAAWGLGEAVVSGAVSPDNYVIDREDRSMDVTVAEKKVMHEKDEATGQTVEREVPEDKRNARVISDDEIDDLMDLGERVEDHYDEPQDVEWAIVDGDVYMLQSRPITTIDEGTDDATDATGTVDATKGLTDGSGSVQTAEGGSSSADTDSSGSGTGDVIVDGLGSSPGTVSGPAKIVTKLDDLAKVSEGDIIVTEMTMPDMVPAMKRASGIITDEGGMTSHAAIVSRELGVPAIVGTTNATTVLEDGQVVTLDGDKGSVLEGSEVEPEEETEPVEEVRPQSPVKPMTATEVKVNVSIPEAAERAAATGADGVGLLRTEHMILSLNQTPEKFIEENGVDDYITELVEGIRGVADEFYPRPVRVRTLDAPSDEFRQLEGGENEPEEHNPMLGYRGIRRSLDRTDVFAHELEAFHRLYEMGYDNVEIMFPLVNDAEDIYQAKECMKEAGIDPEKRKWGAMIETPASALSVEEMAKAGIDFASFGTNDLTQYTLAVDRNNEHVADRFDELHPAVLRLIGDVIETCREHDVDTSICGQAGSKPEMVQFLAKEGITSISANIDAVRDVQHEVKRVEQKLLLDSVR
- a CDS encoding DUF456 domain-containing protein, whose protein sequence is MSDRSDEVTESRDRDPPATDDLLEETDHLLSESGADVGDASPESAGSSDPSVDADPLDAPTGLDRGPTGTAADEPADRSESDSSRSWLSPLTSRLSLGRYFSPKGYIALVGVLSAGLLAGETALPFAGRMIGMFAVAFTVGLLTSKRRYLEMGVAGVSVGGVAAVLTNVVIAAVGSGQTLIAVGATVGLLASVVGYYFGRDLRAGLSQDID
- a CDS encoding metalloregulator ArsR/SmtB family transcription factor; amino-acid sequence: MDSAALLDLLGNENRRRILRLLARKPCYVTEISEYLGVSPKAVIEHLRKLEEAGLIESRVDDQRRKYFHIARNVRLEVTVSPYGFASKSAYPANNTFDITTCRHLSLDVSWDDTDDLNDLLIALEDLERLENELSLAQRWVQGRLCDVLDDISDTVGAGPESRIYADLLASVRAEPKSVGKLSEDIDAPREVVAELLEVMADNGVVRRTERGWELTTNA
- the thiC gene encoding phosphomethylpyrimidine synthase ThiC; the encoded protein is MAHTQIQAAREGTVTPEMERVAERENRDPDVVREQVAEGQAVIPANVNHDALDAMIIGREFATKVNANIGNSETTSDLETELEKLHTAVHYGADTVMDLGTGSDLDEIREAHVEHSPVPLGTVPLYEAVKQAGSPEDITTDLLLEIIEKQAKQGVDYMTIHAGILAEHLPLTDGRKTGIVSRGGSIMAKWMEENGEQNPFYQVFSEICEIFAEHDVTFSLGDSLRPGCLADACDEAQYAELDTLGELTRVGWDHGVQVMVEGPGHVPMHKVAENVERQQEVCDGAPFYVLGPLVTDIAPGYDHITSAIGAAMAAQAGAAMLCYVTPKEHLGLPEEEDVRDGLAAYRIAAHAGDVGNERPGARDWDDALSEARYEFDWREQFDLALDPDRARSFHDQTLPGDNYKEARFCSMCGAEFCSMRIDQDAREDGEMEAIEGEERTDLESSPAAEVNRPPVGTHQSGELPPMADHEGGDPLEEPGDD
- a CDS encoding PhzF family phenazine biosynthesis protein, translating into METTRILQVDAFTDEPHTGNPAGVVPDADGLSADQMQAIAAEMAVSETAFLRSSETADHRIRYFTPTQEVDLCGHATIGTFAHLRDEGLEPGTTTLETNVGTLEIEVEEDGTVWMTQDEPTIREVDIGYDRVADALGVDRAALKGASDDIPLAVASTGLPFLITPITYLSDVGDAEPDMDAVDALTDNVDATGVYLFTFDALEAESTVHGRMFAPGAGVPEDPVTGTASGAVSAYLDRFGAFDDDLPEELRLEQGHYIDRPGIVRARLDDAVQVGGRGVTVLDGSIVVPETDEDEILEA